A genomic region of Raphanus sativus cultivar WK10039 chromosome 6, ASM80110v3, whole genome shotgun sequence contains the following coding sequences:
- the LOC130495735 gene encoding uncharacterized protein LOC130495735 produces the protein MDKHSNEIKVGIPAKVLRYFPIKDRFRRMFRSKRMAEDLRWHYTNATEDGTIRHPVDSISWAQVNAKWPDFAADPRNLRLGISTDGMNPFSMQSTNHSTWPVLLVNCNTPPTMCMKAENIMLTLLIPGPTAPGNNIDVYLAPLIDDLKDLWAEGIEVYDSFAKENFNLRALLLWSISDYPALGTLSGCKVKGKQACNVCGKDTPARWLKFSRKFVYMGNRRRLPPGHRYRYKKAWFDNTVEERRKKKRKRLELEDDERVVEEECDESNELWRWKKRSIFFDLPYWKELPVRHNIDVMHVEKNVSDAILSLLMQSAKSKDGLKARKDLEDIGIRKHLHTEVRGKKTYLPPAAYWLSKKEKTIFCQRLAKFRGPDGYCGNIANCVSVNPPNIGSLKSHDHHVLVQNLLPAALRGLLHRGPRIAINRLCSYFNRLCQRIIDPEKLISMETEFVETMCQLERFFPPALFDIMFHLPIHLSKEARLGGPVHFRWMYPFERYMKTLKAFVKNYARPEACMAEAYLAGECVAFCLEFLKDSVPVQEAVNRNEDVETDTMVVEGRPLQKGIEVTLSDKDRDIAHRYVLMNMASLDPFLEMHLEELQAKDARLARNETLLWKYHTDHFAEWLKNKIHSDSTDSHSKEIRWLAFGPRNVALAHKGFIINGQRFHTDAVKLKTQNSGAKTVNGVKEEDGFTLVNLHMNQAAYLKDPFILPSQAKQVFYSREDDASNWYVVMRAPPRGYHELETEEDLGGAPLPIQEVDDMGDEASDDDSVYVRDDCEGLLVVD, from the exons ATGGATAAGCACAGTAATGAGATAAAGGTGGGGATTCCGGCAAAGGTCCTAAGATATTTTCCAATCAAGGACAGGTTTAGGAGGATGTTTAGATCAAAGAGGATGGCTGAAGATCTGCGTTGGCACTATACCAATGCCACTGAAGATGGTACAATACGGCACCCCGTTGATTCTATCTCTTGGGCACAAGTGAATGCTAAATGGCCAGACTTTGCTGCTGATCCACGGAATCTTCGACTTGGGATTTCCACAGATGGGATGAACCCTTTCTCCATGCAAAGCACCAATCACAGCACATGGCCAGTGTTGTTAGTGAACTGTAACACGCCTCCAACCATGTGTATGAAGGCTGAGAATATAATGTTGACTTTGTTGATCCCTGGTCCTACTGCTCCTGGTAATAACATAGATGTTTACCTAGCACCACTGATAGACGATCTAAAAGATTTGTGGGCTGAGGGTATTGAAGTGTATGACTCATTTGCGAAGGAGAATTTTAATCTCAGAGCCTTGCTACTTTGGAGTATCAGTGACTATCCAGCCTTAGGAACACTGTCTGGATGTAAAGTAAAGGGGAAACAAGCCTGCAATGTATGCGGAAAGGATACACCTGCAAGGTGGCTTAAGTTTAGCCGCAAGTTTGTCTACATGGGTAACAGAAGGAGACTACCGCCTGGCCATCGTTACAGATATAAAAAAGCTTGGTTTGACAACACTGTGGAGGAA agaaggaaaaaaaaaaggaaaagactagagttggaagatgatgaGAGGGTAGTGGAAGAAGAGTGTGATGAATCAAATGAACTATGGCGGTGGAAGAAGAGATCAATATTCTTTGATCTACCTTACTGGAAG GAGTTACCTGTTCGTCACAATATTGATGTTATGCACGTAGAAAAGAATGTGTCTGATGCTATATTGTCTCTGTTGATGCAAAGTGCGAAGTCAAAAGATGGGTTGAAAGCAAGAAAAGACTTAGAAGATATTGGAATCAGAAAGCACTTGCACACAGAGGTGAGGGGAAAGAAAACATACTTACCTCCTGCTGCCTACTGGTTATCGAAGAAAGAGAAGACCATTTTTTGCCAAAGGTTAGCTAAGTTTAGAGGTCCTGATGGTTATTGTGGTAATATTGCGAATTGTGTTTCAGTTAACCCTCCAAATATTGGTAGTTTAAAGTCGCATGATCATCATGTCCTAGTACAGAACTTGTTACCAGCTGCATTAAGAGGGTTGTTACATAGGGGTCCTAGGATAGCCATAAATAGATTATGCAGTTACTTCAATAGGTTGTGTCAGCGCATCATTGACCCAGAGAAACTTATATCCATGGAAACAGAGTTTGTGGAAACAATGTGTCAGCTGGAGCGCTTCTTCCCTCCAGCCCTTTTTGATATCATGTTTCACCTACCAATACATCTATCAAAAGAGGCACGCTTGGGAGGACCAGTTCACTTCCGCTGGATGTATCCCTTTGAAAG GTACATGAAAACACTAAAGGCTTTTGTGAAGAATTATGCAAGGCCAGAAGCATGTATGGCTGAGGCGTATTTGGCTGGAGAATGCGTTGCATTCTGTTTAGAGTTCCTTAAAGATTCAGTACCAGTTCAAGAAGCAGTTAATCGTAATGAAGATGTCGAGACTGACACAATGGTGGTTGAAGGCCGACCTCTGCAGAAGGGTATAGAGGTTACCCTTTCAGATAAAGATAGAGACATTGCACATCGCTATGTGCTAATGAACATGGCATCTTTGGATCCATTTCTTGA gATGCATTTGGAAGAGTTGCAAGCAAAGGATGCTCGATTGGCTAGAAATGAAACTTTGTTATGGAAATACCATACTGACCACTTTGCAGAATGGCTTAAAAATAAG ATTCATTCAGACTCAACAGATAGTCATTCTAAGGAGATAAGGTGGTTGGCATTTGGGCCAAGAAATGTTGCTTTAGCACATAAAGGATTCATCATCAATGGCCAACGGTTTCATACTGATGCGGTCAAGCTGAAGACACAAAACAGTGGA GCAAAAACAGTGAATGGTGTGAAGGAAGAAGATGGCTTCACTCTTGTTAACCTTCATATGAACCAAGCAGCCTATTTGAAAGATCCATTCATTCTACCTTCTCAAGCAAAACAGGTTTTCTACTCTAGGGAGGATGATGCTTCAAATTGGTATGTTGTTATGAGAGCACCACCTAGAGGTTATCATGAGTTGGAAACAGAAGAGGATTTAGGTGGTGCTCCTTTACCTATCCAAGAAGTTGATGATATGGGTGATGAAGCTTCAGATGATGATAGTGTTTATGTTAGGGATGATTGTGAAGGTTTATTAGTGGTAGATTAA